In Channa argus isolate prfri chromosome 15, Channa argus male v1.0, whole genome shotgun sequence, the DNA window TTAAAATAGGTTATTTCCAATTAGGATGTGAGAAGACGGACGGCGTGCAGCCAAACAATGACAGAAAGAGGGGGGAGTAGAACAGAAACAGTAATTGATGGGGAAAGTGCAATGTCgagacagaaagacaaggaAACCGACGTGAGGAATTGAAGTGTGGCCATCAAGGCAACAAAATCTGCTCCTTCCCCTCCTCCGGGGAGATCACCTTCGTCTCCGCTACTTGGCTTtccacacatatacacacatgcagtgtaTGGACCTGCATGTCAAGAGAAACAATGTCAAGCTGACCACACCTCAGCAAACTCATGCTGCCCAGCTGTTAATAAAGTCATcacaaataaaagaaaggaaaggtcATCTAACACGATTCCATTCGTGTTTGTTTAGTAGGATCAAGCCATGGGAGACTGTTCGCACACAAAGACGTGTCCCCGCTTTACTATTCCGTTCATCTCTTCTCAAATCAGCCTCACACGCGTTGCCTTCTGTTACATCAGATTAGGCTGTTAATATACTCACGAGTCTATCAGACACACACGTTCTCATCGCTGTATCACTGTGAGcatgtaaaacacatttgatgGGTCTGCACAAGATCAATGCAGCTGGCAGATTTGGATCATTTTTTTTCAAGATGTAACTTCACAATTCAACTATGGGCTGTGTGATCAAGTGCAGctcatttaaagttaaaataagtaagtgtgtgtgcacagacatTATGGGTGCATGCAGGAGAAAGGCCCCTCAGCCTTTACTTTGGATCAACTTGTCAAGTTTTGTTCAttgcacatgtgtttgtgttgatgttgttgttttgttgtttgttagttttatttttggttattattttttacaatgtttggtcattttgagtATGATTTTTGCCATCTTGGGTCAATTTTTTGCCATTCTGTGCTTTTTGCTGTTGTCGCTGGTCTGCACCTCTTTCAGGAATCTTTTGTGGTAATCTGTGTCTTCTAACTGAGCACCTTTCCACAGGAAATATGAACACTAACTGGCCTATGAGCCACCTGACCACTTGGACCCCTGGGCCTGTGCTCAGCTGGTccattcagtaatccatccatgagcCTGTGATCCCAACTCTTTGCCCCTAAGCTTctcttatattatattaatgtaGCAACAGGGACATCTACTGGTTAACATGGATAACAATGCACTTCcaatttgtttgaataaaaatagttacaattacaaattacaattacaattacagaaaaaaaaaaacgggagTTGAATTGAGGTTTTCTAGACAATTGTTTTGAATGTCACACATTGTTTAGTACAAGTCACCATCAGCTCATTCCTTCTGTAGCAAAATATTTCTCCTGCACAAGCTAAAGTTGAGTATTTGTAAAAAGGTGGGACATTTAACTTCAAATTTGTCACTAGCTATGCTGATTAATTATtacttaattattattattaattattattattacttaattGTCTCAAATCAGTAGCCAGTGTTTTAATATGTTGGACTgtgtacattgtttttattgggTATGGaaggggcttttttttttagccagaacaGTATGCTTGTGTAACTAAACAAGGACACATTTGTACTACTGTATATACTTCAAGGATAAGCCACTGAATGAGTCATTGTGACAGGAATGTAAATGGCCAAAACATAAATAGATTTTCTGGCATAGCATATCAGAATAATTTAATACTGCAAACAGTCTGCATTAGCGACCTAATGCATAACCAGTGTACATGTAAGTTTTTCATTAAAGATCaagctttaataaatgttaCAGACAGGCAGCAGTTACATATGTGGAATGACTGGGAGGGAGAACAGCAAAGGAATGAAGCATTTTAAGGCACCATTGAAGAGCATCACATTTTACTAGGCACTTTTTAGGAGAAGCACTGCAGACTACAGTAAGAGCCAGATAACATGGTCTTAACAATCCAGCTTTCTGTCTAGGGTTTTTTGCATCTACACATGTCAACAAGTTTCATTCTTGCATAATATGATAATAAGTGGCCAGTATGTCAAGCTTCTACCACATATATTCAGAAAATTGAAAGCATGGAGCAACGTGTGACCTGATGCCAGAACAAAATGAGAAGTACAAAAGGGTTTTTTAATGCACTGATTCCTGTGAGGTTTACTTAATGCTAATGCTTGTGATGCGGGCATCCCCATCAACGTTGATGAACGAGTACTTTTCCGAACCTATGCGGTTGGGGAAGTGAATGTTAGAGCCATCTGATAAAGTCACCAGGAATTCTGAAGGGCTTAATTCAACGATGATCTGTACAgttggaaagagagagagagagtgagagagagagagagagagagagagagagagacaaaatatgttaataaattCGGTTTTACCTCACTCCTTGACTGGATGTAACTCAACACTTATTATTAAAAAGatattaaatatatgaaaaaaaaaagcttatctCTTAATAAAGGTGTTTTATGTTTGAttctttatttgtcatttttatgtgacacgtaaaaaagaaattatgtttctTACATCCACCATTTTGAATTCAGcacccaaaaaaataaataataaaggtcCCACAAATCTCTGCAAATTACTAAACTGGTGCTCCAATAAATAGGGTCAATATACCAAGAGGTACAGTGATGCACATTGTCCAACAGAGGTCACTACAAGAAATGCAGGCACACAGGATAGATGGCAGTACAGCAGATACACATGTTTGGCTACAATATGTAGACACACAAACCCAACACAGACGTCCTctcaccttgaactcctctccTTGTTGGAAAGGAAAGCCACCCTCACGGTACTCCTCACACCAGTTGCCTCCCTGGTAGGAGTTACAAACCACTGTATTCTCATCCCCATGGGCAGAAAAACGAGCATTGATATGAATTGCAATCTCTTGCTCATCGGGGCCAATATTCAATGCAAACCTGCAGCACAACGAAACAAAGACTTTTGTTACACGTGAAATGGTCAAGGTGACACCGTGTGGACAAAACACTCAGCGGCAGTATTACTGAAACAAGTTAACAAGGGTTATGTAAAAGAATGGACCTCGCGTTTTTTTTACAGGGTAAACGAACAAGCTGAGACatagagaaaaaggaaaatgaataaaaatagaaaaaaagtaCAAGTTTCAATAGTTGTACTCAATCATCCTAAACATAAAGTCATAATGTTAGTGTCACCTAAACAAGACAATAAACCAAGGAGGGGTTTCAAATATGAATACTTACTCTGTAGCATCAGGTTTGGCAACTCCAACGATGGTCAGGGTCTGCCCAACCTTGAGGGACATGTGCTTTATGATCATACCctgtgaagaaaaagagaggacaGTGATACAGTGGGTTATTGTGTAGTATTACTAATGGATTTTGCTATATCCAACTATTATTGCAGCCACTGGCAGAAACCTCCACCAGCTGTAGCCTCGGCCAACTCTCCAGTGCTGCTTTCATCCTCAGGAATTACCAAACATGTGTTTTCAATTACACTCCTACTGATGGCTTGTCCACAAATCCCCACTCTTTTCTGCCCTACGGTACCGTGGCCCCTTTTCTGTGTTCCTAATTCGGCTGAGGTTAGAAATGATGGGGGACGACCGTTAAACTAAACAGTTTTTTCCTAAGTGCAAAAGTGGATGCCAAGTacagagtcaaaaaaaaaaaaaaaaggccaaagcACAGCAGAAATCCACTGCTCAGTTGTAACTGTACATGTGGCAGGGAAATCCTGGGCTGTGTCACAATTAGGAAATTAGACTTGagcaatttattttttggttgtgAAACACAGATCACCAACTGTGACCAACAATTTTTCACTTGGTCCAGACACTTGGTTACTGTTCGGTGCGTTGGGAATTATAACATATTTTTGCTGAGAAGTAGGTTGACATTGGAAAATCTAAGTCAGACATGGTAGAAAAAGTCACATGGACTTTGCAGTCATATATCTTTTGTTCAGACATatacaatatgttttaatgtcatGTATGAATATCTTGTTGAGGAGAGATTCCTTTCATGAAAAAGCGTAACCCTTTTGCAAATGTAACGACTACTTGGTAGCAAATGCATTTTATCGCAGCTCTCGAGGCGCAAAAATcgctgcagctgctggaaattttttttcctaatgttAACAATGTTAGATAAAGTCAGCCAGAGACTAAAAGTTTCCaccagaatgaaaaaaaaattacacaaaaataaacaattagaggaattttactttagtttagtACTTCAAGATTGGAATAATTACCACAAGCAGACAATTTGCACAGTGACTGGAGCAAAATGGGACAGTTTCTGTTGTTATCGTTCTCCtgaatactgtactgtaaactaCTGTAGTCCTCAGATTGTAACAGACAGAAATAATATCACGTTGTTTGTGGTTCCATGATTATGgcagaattaaacaaaaaaaaaaaaagaaactgtattttataaacCAAATGAAGATAACAGAGTCATGGGAGCAAAATTCTTTAACATGTCAGAGTTCAACTGTTCAATTGCATGTTTATAACACACTGGGGCTTGAACTTTGCAGGGATgggctgaggttggagctgacCGACATCCCGCATTTCACCGCTGTCTAAAGGAAAC includes these proteins:
- the lgals2a gene encoding lectin, galactoside-binding, soluble, 2a translates to MMKGMIIKHMSLKVGQTLTIVGVAKPDATEFALNIGPDEQEIAIHINARFSAHGDENTVVCNSYQGGNWCEEYREGGFPFQQGEEFKIIVELSPSEFLVTLSDGSNIHFPNRIGSEKYSFINVDGDARITSISIK